TGGGAACCTGCTCCTCGCGCCCCAAACACCGGTTGTTCTCGACAACGCGAAAAACGGCACGGCGACCGACGCGCAAGAGGTGAAGGCGCCGTGTGACATCGCGGGGCACATCACGAAGAAAAACGAGCGGCACTGGTACAGTTTCGCGGCGAAGAAGGGGGAGGTGTGGACGCTCGAAGTGTTCGCGGAGCGCATCGGTTCGCCGGTCGATGCGTACTTCCTCCTCACCGATGCCAGGGGTAAGGTAATTACCGAACAGGACGACGGTGCGGACACCCTCAGCCCGAACCAGTTCTACACCAAGGGCGACGACCCCGCCCGCTACCGCTTCAACGTGCCCGCGGACGGCACATATAGGGTGATGGTGTCCACGCGCGAGGCCGGCGTGCAGTTCGGGGTGCGCGACCAGTACGTCCTGCGCATCGCGAAGGAGAAGCCCGACTTCCGGATCGCGGTGATGCCGTTCTCGACGCACCTTCCGGACGCCGGCACGCTCACAAAGGGCGGCGGCACGGTGTTCGCGGTGTTCGTGTTCCGCTTCGACGGCTTTAACGACGCGATCGAGCTGAGTGCGGGTGCGCTCCCCAAAGGGGTGAAGTGCCCGAAACAAGTGATCGGCCCGGGGCAAACTCGGGGTACGCTCGCGCTGACGTGCGAGAAGGACGCGGACGAGTGGGATGGGTTCATCACGATTCACGCCACGAGCGGCACGCGCGCCTACACCGCCCGACCGTTCACCGTAACGTGGCCCGCGACTGGGCTGCAACCGAACCAGGTTCCGAACACCCCGATGATTTCTCGCATGGACCGCGGCGAGGGACTCGCGCTCGCGGTTCGCGGAGAAGCGCCGTTCACACTCACGCCGGTCGAACCGCAGGTGTCCCCAAAGGGCGGTAAGGTCGAAGTGACACTGAAAGTGAACCGCGACGCCAAGTTCAAGGACGCGATCCAGATCTTCGCGGCCACGCCGAATTTCGGCCCGCGCCAGCAGGGGAATCAGCCGCTCCCGGCGGTCGGTATCGCGCAGCCCGCGAGCAGTGAAATTAAGCTGAGCGTGGACGTGCCGCCCACCCTGCCCCCGGGCACGCACACGCTAGTCCTTCGCGGGCAGAGCGCAGCGCCCCAACCGAAGCAACCGGGTAACGTCGTGCCGCGCGCGGCCCCGACCTACGCGGCGGTGCCCATCACGATAGTCGTGGAAGGCGCGCCGAAGAAGAAGTGACCGGCCGCGCGTGAAATCAGAAGTCGCGGGTGTACCCGGCCGTCCACCCGCCGTCCACGGTAAGAATGTGACCGTTCATGTAGCTGTTCTCCGGGTCCGCGAGGAACAGCGCCGCGACCGCGATCTCGTCCACGGTGCCGGGGCGCCCGAGCGGGACGTGGTCGAGCATCCGCTGCACGGACTCTTTGAACAACCCGTCGTCGCCGTAGAAGAGTTTGCGTGTGCCCTCGGTGAGCGTCGAACCGGGGGCGATTCCGTTGACCAGAACTCCGCGCGCGCCCAATTCCAAGGCCATTGCGCGAGTGAGGTTCACCACGCCGGCCTTTGCCGCCACGAACGCGCACTGCAACCGCAGCGGTACCAGCCCCGCGATGGACGCGATGTTGATAATGCGCCCGCGCCTGTGCTCGCGCATCACCGCCGCGGCCGCTTTGCTCATCTCGTAAAGACCGGTAAGATCCACCGCGAGGATGCGATCCCATTCCTCGCGCGGAAACGAGTCGATGGTAACGCGGTGGGCCATCGTGTTCACGCCCGCGTTGTTCACAAGAACGTCCAACCGCCCGCACTCGGCCGTGATCTGCTGAACCACCGACGCGATCTCGGCCGGCTTCGTCACATCGAGTTTGAGCGCGCGCCCGTTGGGGGTCGCTGAGGCAGCGGCTTGTGCTTCGGCGAACACGAGGTCGGTGTAATAGACCACGCTGCCGTTGCGCGCGAGGCGGTCCGCGATGCCCTGCCCGATGCCGCGTGCCGATCCGGTCACGAGGCTCACCGTCCCGTTCAGGTCACACTTCATCGATTCGCCCTCAACTCGATACCCACGGGGCCGGGTTCTCGACGCATTGCGCAAGTGCTTGCAGGAAACGAGCGGCCGGTGCGCCGTCGACGATACGGTGGTCGAACGTGAGACTCAGCACGAGCAGATCGCGCCCGACGACGCGGTCGCCGTCCATGACCGGCCGGCGCTCGATGCGGCCCACACCGAGAATCGCGCACTCCGGCGCGTTGATGATCGGCGTGAACGCATCGATCCCAAACGCGCCGAGGTTCGTGATCGTGAAGCACCCGCCCTGCATGTCGCGTGTGGAAAGCGCCCCGCGCCGGGTGCGGTCGATCAACTGACTCGTTTGCTCCGCGAGTTGTCGCAATCCGAGCGCCGGGACGTTACGAACGACCGGCACGAGTAAGCCCGATTCGGTATCCACCGCGATCCCGATATCGAGGCTCTTGGCAGGCACGATTCCCGCATCCGTCCACTGTGACGCAAGCCCGGAGTGCTTCTGAAGCGCGACTGCGGCGAATTTCAGAAGAAAATCGGTGTACGACGGAACTCGCTCGCTCCCGGCCGCTTTGAACTGCTCGCGGAGATTCACAAGGTTGGTCGCGTCCACTTGTGCGGTCAGCGTGACGGGGGCAGTCGTTTGTCGGCTCTCCACCATCTTGGCCGCAATCGCCCGGCGCGTCGCCGTCAGCGGGATCGTGTCACCCGAGGGGACCGTAGGAGCCAGTGCCGCGATGT
This region of Gemmata massiliana genomic DNA includes:
- a CDS encoding PPC domain-containing protein, with product MFRRAVAAFVVLLFAGYASAQSGPQLLTVFPPGAKAGATVEVTFSGNGFDGNEKLLFSAKGFTSERVGAAPTPNPAPKQPQPSQPTISVKFKVTAPKDASGMYDVRVVSKSGLSNPRAFVVSGATDVVEVEPNNDVGQAQKIEIETTVNGVISAPTDVDYTAFKAKAGQNFVVYCLTTSIDSKMQADLMVSGPDGKPLASNRGYRGGDAVLDFKAPTDGEYLVRVSQFAYTTGGPDHFYRLTVTAGGWVDALVPPLETDAVTPFTRNGPADKIDTKGRDLEGKLQSSRLTSPTAAMIDAVDHPRSAPGGNLLLAPQTPVVLDNAKNGTATDAQEVKAPCDIAGHITKKNERHWYSFAAKKGEVWTLEVFAERIGSPVDAYFLLTDARGKVITEQDDGADTLSPNQFYTKGDDPARYRFNVPADGTYRVMVSTREAGVQFGVRDQYVLRIAKEKPDFRIAVMPFSTHLPDAGTLTKGGGTVFAVFVFRFDGFNDAIELSAGALPKGVKCPKQVIGPGQTRGTLALTCEKDADEWDGFITIHATSGTRAYTARPFTVTWPATGLQPNQVPNTPMISRMDRGEGLALAVRGEAPFTLTPVEPQVSPKGGKVEVTLKVNRDAKFKDAIQIFAATPNFGPRQQGNQPLPAVGIAQPASSEIKLSVDVPPTLPPGTHTLVLRGQSAAPQPKQPGNVVPRAAPTYAAVPITIVVEGAPKKK
- a CDS encoding SDR family NAD(P)-dependent oxidoreductase, which encodes MKCDLNGTVSLVTGSARGIGQGIADRLARNGSVVYYTDLVFAEAQAAASATPNGRALKLDVTKPAEIASVVQQITAECGRLDVLVNNAGVNTMAHRVTIDSFPREEWDRILAVDLTGLYEMSKAAAAVMREHRRGRIINIASIAGLVPLRLQCAFVAAKAGVVNLTRAMALELGARGVLVNGIAPGSTLTEGTRKLFYGDDGLFKESVQRMLDHVPLGRPGTVDEIAVAALFLADPENSYMNGHILTVDGGWTAGYTRDF
- a CDS encoding dihydrolipoamide acetyltransferase family protein, coding for MPIPVSIPRLGWNMEEGVFVEWLKADGDAVKSGDAVFRLEGEKATEDIESLDVGTLHIPATGPKMGDRLPVGAVIGYLLQAGEAPPTGAPPTNGESTHAPPTAEVVENPSTASENVQPLADRANHAEAAVALTAITPRARRLAARTGADVSHVRGTGRNGRVRERDIAALAPTVPSGDTIPLTATRRAIAAKMVESRQTTAPVTLTAQVDATNLVNLREQFKAAGSERVPSYTDFLLKFAAVALQKHSGLASQWTDAGIVPAKSLDIGIAVDTESGLLVPVVRNVPALGLRQLAEQTSQLIDRTRRGALSTRDMQGGCFTITNLGAFGIDAFTPIINAPECAILGVGRIERRPVMDGDRVVGRDLLVLSLTFDHRIVDGAPAARFLQALAQCVENPAPWVSS